CATTGCCGCGAAGGCTTCGAGGCGGACGACCTGGAGCGCCGGCTGCTCGGGCTCGAGTCCGGCGATGCCCTCGCGACCCGCAGCCCGGTCACGATCTACCGCGCCGTGGGCTGCGAGCGTTGCGCGCACCAGGGCTACAAGGGCCGCGTGGCGATCATGGAACTGCTGAAAATGAACGCCGAGCTCGATGAACTGGTGGCACGCCGCGCCGCGGTGCGCGAACTGCGCGCCGCGGCCCATGCGGCCGGCTTCCGCTCGCTGGTGGACGACGGCATGCGCCGCGTGCTGCAGGGCGTGACGACGATCGACGAGATCTCGCGCGTGGTCGATCTGACGGACAGGCTGGCCTGATGCCGCAATTCATCTACCGCGCCATGGATGCCGCCGGGCAGATCGTGCCGGGCAATATGGACGCGCTGAACGTGCCCGACCTGGAGCTGCGCCTGCACCGGATGGAGCTGGACCTGATCGACTGCCGGCAGTCGCGCCAGAAGGTGATCGCGCTCGGCCGCCGCAAGATCGACCGGCGCGACCTGATCAACTTCTGCTTCCACATGGAGCAGATGGCCAGTGCCGGCGTGCCGATCCTCGACGCGCTGAACGACCTGCGCGACTCGATGGACCATCCGCGCTTCCGCGAAATCATCACCGACCTGATCGAGAATATCGAGGGCGGCATGCCGCTGTCGAGCGCGCTGCGCAACTATCCCGAGGCATTCGACCAGACCTTCACGGGCCTGGTGCGCGCCGGCGAGGAAAGCGGCAAGGTCAACGAAGTGTTCCGCAACCTGGCCGACAGCCTGAAGTGGCAGGACGAACTGGCCGCGCAGGCGAAGAAGATCATCACCTATCCCGCCATCGTGTTCGTGGTGGTCACGGCCGTGACGTTTTTCCTGATGATCTACCTGGTGCCGCAGCTGACGAGCTTCATCCGCAACATGGGGCAGGAGCTGCCGCTGCACACCCGCGCCCTGATCGCCATCTCGAACGTGTTCATCGGCTACTGGCACGTGCTGCTCGCCCTGCCCGCCGCGCTGTGGTTCGGCGGGCGCTGGTGGCTGCGCCGCAACGAGCGCGCCGCCTTCGCGTTCGACCGCGTCAAGCTGCGCGTGTGGCCCGTGGGGCCGGTGCTGCACAAGATCATACTGGCGCGCTTCGCCACCTTCTTCGCGATGATGTACGGCTCGGGGATCACCATCCTCGAGTGCATCCGGCTGTCCGAGGGCATCGCCGGCAACCGGGTCGTGGCGGCGGCGCTGCGCCGCGCCGCGCAGCTGATCTCCGAAGGACACAGCGTCAGCGGCGCGTTCGGCCATACCGGCGTGTTCCCGCCGCTGGTGGTGCGGATGCTGAAAGTGGGCGAAGCCACCGGCGCGCTCGACGGCGCGCTGCGCAACGTGGCCTATTTCTACAACCGCGAAGTGCGCGAGCAGATCGAGCGGGTGCAGTCGATGATCGAACCGACGATGACGGTGGTGCTGGGCCTGCTGCTGGGCTGGATCATGCTGTCGGTACTGGGCCCGATCTACGACACGATCAGCGCGATCAGGATCTGACATGTTGGCGAAACAGCTTTTCTACCTCACCAGCGACCAGCTGCATGCCTACCAGTGGCAGCGCGACACGTTGTCGGGACCGGACGTGTTCGCCGCCACGCGCGCCGGGCTGGACGATTTCATGGCTTACCTGGACCGCCAGGGCGCCCGCCCCGCCTGGCTGCTGACCGACCTGATCGAGGAGGATTTCACCCGGGTGCTGCTGCCGCACGTGCGCGGCCGCAGTGGCCGCACGCTGCGCGAACGCCGGCTGCTGCAGCACTACCGCGACACGCCCTACCGCACGGCCATCGT
Above is a window of Pseudoduganella dura DNA encoding:
- a CDS encoding type II secretion system F family protein, whose protein sequence is MPQFIYRAMDAAGQIVPGNMDALNVPDLELRLHRMELDLIDCRQSRQKVIALGRRKIDRRDLINFCFHMEQMASAGVPILDALNDLRDSMDHPRFREIITDLIENIEGGMPLSSALRNYPEAFDQTFTGLVRAGEESGKVNEVFRNLADSLKWQDELAAQAKKIITYPAIVFVVVTAVTFFLMIYLVPQLTSFIRNMGQELPLHTRALIAISNVFIGYWHVLLALPAALWFGGRWWLRRNERAAFAFDRVKLRVWPVGPVLHKIILARFATFFAMMYGSGITILECIRLSEGIAGNRVVAAALRRAAQLISEGHSVSGAFGHTGVFPPLVVRMLKVGEATGALDGALRNVAYFYNREVREQIERVQSMIEPTMTVVLGLLLGWIMLSVLGPIYDTISAIRI